The genomic window TTCAGTTTCAGGTGATCAGGACACAGGTGGGAGATGCTTATTACCGACTGGAAAGTCCGCATGATCAGATCACCTCTTACGTTTTTGATGTCGTAAGAGCGGAAGTTCCGAAATTGAAGCTGGATGATGTTTTCCTTAAAAAAGATGACATTGCAATTGCCGTGAAAGCCGAGCTTCAGGAAGCTATGCAAAGTTACGGCTATGATATCATTAAAGCTCTGGTAACGGATATCGATCCGGATGAGCAGGTGAAACATGCCATGAACAGGATCAACGCGGCAGAAAGAGAAAAAACTGCCGCAGAATATGAATCTGAAGCACAGAGAATCAGGATTGTAGCCGTTGCAAAAGCAGAAGCGGAATCTAAAAAACTGCAGGGACAGGGGATTGCAGACCAAAGAAGGGAAATTGCCAAAGGTCTTGAAGAATCTGTAAGAATGCTGAATAATGTAGACATCAATTCCCACGAAGCCTCTGCTTTGATCGTGGTGACGCAACATTATGACACACTGCATTCGGTGGGAGCTAATAACAGAAGCAACTTGGTTTTATTACCCAACTCACCGACGGCCGCCAGCGGAATGCTGAACGATCTCGTAGCTGCGATGACTACAGCCAATACAGTGGGAGAAATGACCAAAGGAAAATATCCTCCGCCACCGAAAGAACATGAACATTAATCGATAAAAAACTCCCGGAATTTTCGGGAGTTTTTGTTTTATTTCTTAGTTTTTGAAACTTGTTTTACTAAGGTGTATTTGATTGAAGATCCATCTGCAGGCGGATTTTCAATTTTTTCGGTTTTCACTTGCAAGACATATTCATAGCCCGGTTCGTAGGTGAAACCTTCGATGTTGCTGTAGAAATTTGTCCAGTTTTCTGTAGGTTTTTCCTTTACCTGAAGACATTTCATAGGAGCTACTCCGGTGCAGTCTGCGGTTTGGGGACCAACAATTAAAGTTTTTTCGTTTCCGTTGGATGCATTTGCAGGAGCTTTACATTGAGTCAATGCAAATACTGCCAATACCGGAAATGCCGATTTCACAGCAGTTATAATAGTTTTCATAATCTTGATTTTTAGCTTAACGACCAATTATTGTGCCGAACCCGGTTGTTGATAGTCGTAGTTTTACTCTTGTTTTTTAGTTTATAATTAATTAATTTGACCTCCCAATTTTTCACCAAATAAAACATTAATAATAAAAATAATATGGATAATCAAGTAGAGACGGAAAATTATAAAGTTGAAAAGTTTTCGCCATGGGCAGGATATATTGAGGATCATGAACTTATAGAAAGGATAAAAGATTCCGATTTTGCAAAAAGACAGATCGATGAAGGCCGTGATTATTGCTACTTTTTAGACAAAAAATATTATACAAGCAATACGGAAAACAACGAGTATGTCTGCATGGCTTACACGCTCAATGAACCTTCAAACCTTGAAAGAGCTTCTGTGATGGATATTGTGGTGGAAGAAAATGAAGTGTACAATATTCATAGAATCAGTGTTTTAAGAGATGGAGTTTTAATTGATAAAATTCCGGATATGAAGGTAAAGGTGTTAGACAGCGAAAACCAAAGCAGTGGTGGAATTCTGAGCAGCAATAAAAAAATTAATATTACCATTAAAGATTTAAGACTGTATGATATTTTGATTTTGGAAGATTCCAGAGTAAAAGCTTTTACAGATCGTGATTTTCTTAGGAAAGAATTTTCAAAGTATGTTTGGGTAAGTCCGGACAATTATTGGGCTTACGGAAGTTTTAGATTTACTTTTATAAATGATCGTGAGCAAACGATTGCCTACAAAAAAACATTCTTCCGGGATGAAAACGGAAATGTACTGGAACCTGAGATTAATTACCTGCAGAAAGGCGAAAAATTTGTTTTTGAAGAAAAGAATTATATTAACCCTGTAGACGCCAATCGTGAAATTTTTCCTTATATAGATTTTGCGACAGATACCAACTGGAAAGACCTCTCAAATTATATTGCACCTATCTACGAAGAGATTTTCAATAAGGCTTTCTTGCCAGAATATGCACCGAATTTGGTTGAAAAATTAGAGGCGATTTCAGATTTAGACGAAAAAATTCAATTTGCGATTGAATATGTTCAGAATAATATTTATTACATCTTCAATGCAGATGAAATGAACGGTCACAAACCGCAGGAGCCGGCAATTACTTACGAAAACAAACAGGGAGATTGTAAAGCGAAATCTGTTCTATTAAAGGTTATTCTGGATTATATCGGGGTAGATTCTTCAATTGTTTTGGTGAATTTTCATACAGATTTTTATATTAAATATTACCTGCCTTCGCTGCTTACTTTTAATCATGTAATTGTTAAAATTAATCATAAAGGAGAAGAATATTTTATAGATGCTACGATTCGTGATGAATTCGGATTGCTTGAAAACCGCGGATTTATCTACTTTATGCATTATCTTGAAGTAAAACCGAACCAGGAATTGAAGGAAAGAAAATCATATAAGTTTCCTTATTACTGCATCGATGAAAAAGTCGATTTTAATGTTCAGGATACTACCGGAAAATTGGTTTTGACAACAGTTTATAAAGGAAACAGAGCCAATGCCATGCGACGATATTTTAAAAATACGAACAAAAGGGAAGTGGTCGACAGCTGGAATAATTTCCTTTTTTATAGCCTGAATTATTCCGGGGACAGAAACGGAACCGATATCAGAAATATCTTTAAAGATGCTTCCATAGACATTGTTAGTGATGATAAGCAGCTGAATGAGTTTAAGATACAGTACAAATCAACCATCGAAAATCCGTATTATACAGATCCTAAAAACAACCGTTTTCTGATGTATTTTGACAGAAATGTGGTAAAAGCGAGTGCAAGAGATTATATGCATAAAGATCTTCCTTTCTGGCATAATTTCGACAGGGAGAAGTATGAAATTAACCTTTACACAGATCAGAAAATCGATACGGAAGAAAAATATACGGCGCAGGAAAGTACGATCAAAAACCCGTACTTTGATTTCACAAGCCGAAAGAAAATTACGAAAAACGGAGCTTCTGTTTTTATTGAATATAATCCTCTGACGAATCTTGAAATTCCGCAAAGTGAGTTTGAAAATTTCAGGACCAATCATCATACCGTGGCCGACAGCAATTTCGGACTCGGAATTGATATTATTGAACCGGGATTGATGAACCGACTTAAATTTAGCTTTAAGAAAAAGTTTAAATAATTAGAAGTTAGTATTAGCTATGTGAAAATTCCCCTTCTCTGAAAGGGTGGTTTTTGTGAAAGCAAAAAGATGGGGTAGTTAAAATAATCTATTAGAAAACTATATTATTGAAAGTTTCGGCGGGTTTGCAAAGCAAACCCGCCGAAACTGTTTTATTTTAAGCATGATTGAGATCCTTTAGGATGACAAACGCTGTGGAAATTCAGTAACAAACACACAAAGTTTGTCATCCTAAAGGATCTCAACAGTATATTTAACCATTATTTTAATCTAATTTTTAACCTCATTTTAAACACAGGAAAAAAATTATTCCACCGGCTTCTTCACCGAAATTCCCCTGAACTTCTGTTTCCCGATCAACAGTTCAAAAAACAGTCTAAAATCCGAGATCAATGACCAGATCGGATATTTGAAGGTAGCGGGTTTGTTCTTTTCAATCAGCGCATGACTGAACCACGCAAAGCCATAACCGAAAATCGGGATATACCATAGAAATCTTTCTTTTCCTGAACTGATAACATAACCTATCACAACAAAGACAAGCAAAGTTCCTGTAAAATGGAAAATACGGGTACCCATTTTACTGTGCTCCGTAAGGTAAAACTGATAAAATTCTTTGAACGTTTTTATTCTTTCAGACATGGTGCTTTAGTTTAAGTTTAAAAAATCTAAAGCAATAAGTTCGCCAATTTTTATTAAAAAACAAAAGGCAAAATTGCGATGTTACAATTTTGCCTTTTCAGTTATATTTTACTTATTAAAGTTGATCGAAATTTAACCAAATTTAAGCTCTTCTGAGTTTACTGTTTCTATAGCCGTAGCAGAAATAGATCACAAGACCAATGGCAAACCAAAGTCCGAACCAGAACCAGTTTTCGTGGCTCATTCCTGTTAAAAGATATAAGCATGAACTTAACCCGATTAAAGGAATTAATGAAAAGTTTTTAATAAAAGTGAACACACAAAGAACTAAATTAATCAGGATAAAAAAGAATATAGAAGCTCTGAATTCGCCTTCTTTTGGATCTTTCCAGTCCATTAGGTCTTGGAAAAACTGCGGTTCGAAAATATAGAAAACGATTAATGTCCCAATGAAAATAACAGGGAAAATAATCTTCCCATTTATATAAGGAAGGTGGAATCTGCCTTTGATTTTTTCTTTCGCAGGAAGCATTAAAACTCCTGCACAAACCAATACAAACGCGAAGATCGTCCCGATACTTGTAAAGTCTAAGATGAATGTTTTATCAGTAAATAAAATCGGAATTCCCACGACAATACCTGTGATAATCGTTGCAAATGACGGTGTTTTATACTTAGGATGCACGGTTTGGAATTTCTGAGGCATTAATCCGTCACGGCTCATCGCGTACCAGATTCTCGGCTGTCCCATCTGGAAAACCAATAATACGGTTGTAATCGCCACAATCGCGACAAAAGAAACTACAAGTTCCATCCACGCAACATTGGCATTTGTTTTTTCAAAAATGAATGATAAAGGATCTCCTACACCGTCGAACTTTCTGTAATCAACCATTCCGGTTAATACCAAGGTTAAAGCAATATAAATGAAAGTACATAAAACCAATGAAAGAATCATCCCTTTCGGTAGTGTTTTCTGCGGATCTTTTGTTTCTTCAGACAGTACACTCAACGCATCAAAACCTATGTAGGCAAAGAAAACTCCGGACACGGCACTCATCACTCCCGAAAAGCCATTCGGCATGAAAGAAGTCACATGAGTTTGCGGGTTAACCGGTGTCCAGTTATCAGTATTAATATAAGCAAAACCAACCAAAATTACCAATACGATAACGGCTAATTTTAAGATAACCAAAGCATTATTGAAGTTTTTACTTTCTTTAACTCCTACATAACATAACCAGGTAATTAACCCATTGATAACCAAAGCAGGAATATCAACAATGAATTTTAAATTCCCGATTAAAGGAGCATTTTTCCAGGCGTTAAGCAGTTCTGTGTTTTCAGAACCATTCATAAATGCCTTTCTGGCCTCGGTATAGCTGCAGGTTAGATAGTCAGGAATGTGCATTCCCAGCCTTTCCAGAAAACTGGTGAAATAATCCGACCATGAGAAAGCCACATAAATATTTCCGAAAGAATATTCCATAATAAGCGCCCAGCCGATGATCCAGGCAATTAATTCCCCGAAACTGGCATAAGCATACGTGTAAGCGGAACCCGCCGTAGGAATTCTGCTCGCAAATTCTGCATAGCAAAGTGCCGTAAAACCGCAGGCAAAACCGCAGATCAAATATAGTAAGATAACCCCGGGACCTCCTCTGAAAACGGCTTCCCCCAAACTGCTGAAACTCCCTGCACCAATAATCGCCGCAATACCAAAAAATACAATGTCCCAAACACCTAAAACCCTCAAAAGATGAGTAGATGTATCTGAATCTGAATAGATTTTTCTCCTAAAAAGTTGACTCATTCAATTCTATATTTGATTTGAAAAAAGCAAATGTAATTATTTATCTGAAATAATTTAAATTTTCTTAAGGTTTCTTATGAAAAAGTTAAGAAGTATTAAAAAATAATCCACAAATTAACAATATGTTAAAACACTTGTTTATACAATATCTTTTCAATATTTTCGTTGATAAATTGTGGATAAAATCCATGCTTAAATTTAAAATATTCAGCCCGTTTTTTTTGGCTTACACATTTTAAAATTTGAAATTAATGAACTCAAAAAAAATACTCTTAGCGACTGCCGTGTTGTATTTCGGAATTTCCGATGCTCAACAGTCTCAATACTTTACACAAAAGGAAAACTACAGGTTCAATCTGGCCGAAAATCTATATCAGACCAAAATATACAATGCTTCCCAGTACGAGTATGCCCGACAATACTTCTATAATCAGAATTTGTCGAGATCGAGAAAAGAAGCGGCGCAGTTTTTTGATAATGTGATCGGGGTGATTCTTCAGAAAAATCATGCGGAGGAAGGATTGACTGCTTTCATGAAAGAATATCCGAATTCTGCTTATTTTGCCCAGGCGAATTTACCGTTGGCGGATTATT from Chryseobacterium wanjuense includes these protein-coding regions:
- a CDS encoding SPFH domain-containing protein; this encodes MAYLGIIIFIGLVTLFASFFTVKQETAAIVERLGKFHSVRHAGLQLKIPYLDRISKRMNLRIQQLDVMIDTKTLDNVFVKMKISVQFQVIRTQVGDAYYRLESPHDQITSYVFDVVRAEVPKLKLDDVFLKKDDIAIAVKAELQEAMQSYGYDIIKALVTDIDPDEQVKHAMNRINAAEREKTAAEYESEAQRIRIVAVAKAEAESKKLQGQGIADQRREIAKGLEESVRMLNNVDINSHEASALIVVTQHYDTLHSVGANNRSNLVLLPNSPTAASGMLNDLVAAMTTANTVGEMTKGKYPPPPKEHEH
- a CDS encoding DUF4377 domain-containing protein, which produces MKTIITAVKSAFPVLAVFALTQCKAPANASNGNEKTLIVGPQTADCTGVAPMKCLQVKEKPTENWTNFYSNIEGFTYEPGYEYVLQVKTEKIENPPADGSSIKYTLVKQVSKTKK
- a CDS encoding DUF3857 domain-containing protein — protein: MDNQVETENYKVEKFSPWAGYIEDHELIERIKDSDFAKRQIDEGRDYCYFLDKKYYTSNTENNEYVCMAYTLNEPSNLERASVMDIVVEENEVYNIHRISVLRDGVLIDKIPDMKVKVLDSENQSSGGILSSNKKINITIKDLRLYDILILEDSRVKAFTDRDFLRKEFSKYVWVSPDNYWAYGSFRFTFINDREQTIAYKKTFFRDENGNVLEPEINYLQKGEKFVFEEKNYINPVDANREIFPYIDFATDTNWKDLSNYIAPIYEEIFNKAFLPEYAPNLVEKLEAISDLDEKIQFAIEYVQNNIYYIFNADEMNGHKPQEPAITYENKQGDCKAKSVLLKVILDYIGVDSSIVLVNFHTDFYIKYYLPSLLTFNHVIVKINHKGEEYFIDATIRDEFGLLENRGFIYFMHYLEVKPNQELKERKSYKFPYYCIDEKVDFNVQDTTGKLVLTTVYKGNRANAMRRYFKNTNKREVVDSWNNFLFYSLNYSGDRNGTDIRNIFKDASIDIVSDDKQLNEFKIQYKSTIENPYYTDPKNNRFLMYFDRNVVKASARDYMHKDLPFWHNFDREKYEINLYTDQKIDTEEKYTAQESTIKNPYFDFTSRKKITKNGASVFIEYNPLTNLEIPQSEFENFRTNHHTVADSNFGLGIDIIEPGLMNRLKFSFKKKFK
- a CDS encoding DUF962 domain-containing protein yields the protein MSERIKTFKEFYQFYLTEHSKMGTRIFHFTGTLLVFVVIGYVISSGKERFLWYIPIFGYGFAWFSHALIEKNKPATFKYPIWSLISDFRLFFELLIGKQKFRGISVKKPVE
- a CDS encoding APC family permease: MSQLFRRKIYSDSDTSTHLLRVLGVWDIVFFGIAAIIGAGSFSSLGEAVFRGGPGVILLYLICGFACGFTALCYAEFASRIPTAGSAYTYAYASFGELIAWIIGWALIMEYSFGNIYVAFSWSDYFTSFLERLGMHIPDYLTCSYTEARKAFMNGSENTELLNAWKNAPLIGNLKFIVDIPALVINGLITWLCYVGVKESKNFNNALVILKLAVIVLVILVGFAYINTDNWTPVNPQTHVTSFMPNGFSGVMSAVSGVFFAYIGFDALSVLSEETKDPQKTLPKGMILSLVLCTFIYIALTLVLTGMVDYRKFDGVGDPLSFIFEKTNANVAWMELVVSFVAIVAITTVLLVFQMGQPRIWYAMSRDGLMPQKFQTVHPKYKTPSFATIITGIVVGIPILFTDKTFILDFTSIGTIFAFVLVCAGVLMLPAKEKIKGRFHLPYINGKIIFPVIFIGTLIVFYIFEPQFFQDLMDWKDPKEGEFRASIFFFILINLVLCVFTFIKNFSLIPLIGLSSCLYLLTGMSHENWFWFGLWFAIGLVIYFCYGYRNSKLRRA